From one Heterodontus francisci isolate sHetFra1 chromosome 17, sHetFra1.hap1, whole genome shotgun sequence genomic stretch:
- the snai3 gene encoding zinc finger protein SNAI3 — MPRSFLIKKHCSTKKPNYSQLEIQNATAISPYLYKGLTFPLMPQPEVLAPIICDPPRLWDRAPISLRVCLPPPPNTDIGTETPFSSQPSLEISVKECTAVRGSSTPLRDTVNDLNLSLSKNAKRRATNNGTFKGDSNTEEKILEVESTAEAILEKFECFQCHKAYNTLSGLSKHRQLHCESQTRKYFNCKYCDKEYVSLGALKMHIRTHTLPCVCKICGKAFSRPWLLQGHIRTHTGEKPFACPHCSRAFADRSNLRAHLQTHSDVKRYQCKSCSKTFSRMSLLSKHEEAGCCPMS; from the exons ATGCCCCGTTCTTTCCTGATTAAGAAACACTGCAGCACCAAAAAACCCAACTACAGCCAACTGGAGATACAGAATG CAACAGCCATTTCACCCTATTTATATAAGGGTTTGACATTTCCACTGATGCCACAGCCCGAAGTGCTCGCTCCCATCATTTGTGACCCGCCAAGACTGTGGGACAGGGCTCCTATCAGTCTCCGAGTGTGTCTGCCCCCTCCCCCGAATACTGACATTGGAACAGAAACACCATTCAGCAGCCAACCAAGCCTGGAGATCAGCGTTAAGGAATGTACGGCTGTCAGAGGCAGCAGCACCCCACTAAGGGATACAGTGAATGACCTTAACCTGTCCCTTTCCAAAAACGCCAAAAGAAGAGCCACAAACAATGGCACATTTAAAGGAGACAGCAACACAGAAGAAAAAATCCTTGAGGTTGAAAGCACTGCTGAAGCAATCCTGGAGAAGTTTGAATGTTTTCAATGTCACAAGGCGTACAACACTTTATCTGGGCTCTCTAAACACAGACAGCTTCACTGTGAATCACAGACTAGAAAGTACTTTAACTGCAAGTATTGTGATAAGGAATATGTCAGCCTGGGTGCATTGAAGATGCACATAAGAACACACACACTGCCTTGTGTCTGCAAAATCTGCGGCAAAGCCTTCTCTAGACCATGGCTTTTACAGGGGCACATCAGAACACATACGG GGGAGAAGCCTTTTGCCTGTCCTCACTGTAGTAGGGCTTTTGCAGATCGCTCAAACCTCCGAGCACATCTGCAGACACACTCAGATGTGAAGAGATACCAATGCAAGAGCTGCTCAAAGACCTTCTCCAGAATGTCTCTTCTTTCCAAACATGAGGAGGCTGGCTGCTGCCCCATGTCTTGA